A single region of the Vagococcus teuberi genome encodes:
- a CDS encoding ABC transporter ATP-binding protein, whose product MVDLIKIENVQKTFLVKNAFGQTDTVVKAIDDVSLTIRKGETLGLVGESGSGKTTLGRSILQLEEIDEGEIYFKNQSLKKISKEEKKLIRKDMQIIFQDPYSSLNPRMTAIEIVLEPLNLLYSKEEALSKAQEILEQVGLTGSTIYKYPREFSGGQRQRIGIARAVAVNPDFILCDEPISALDVSIQAQIINLMMDLQKKKSLTYLFISHDLSMVRYISDRIAVMYLGKIVELGPTEEIFKNPQHEYTKRLLASIPIPDPIKARQSYRSDSILTIDTINPSNDIYWVEVDKDHFVAKETK is encoded by the coding sequence ATGGTTGATTTAATTAAAATAGAAAATGTACAAAAAACTTTTTTAGTAAAAAATGCATTTGGTCAAACGGATACTGTTGTTAAAGCTATAGATGATGTCTCATTGACTATTCGGAAAGGAGAAACACTTGGTTTAGTTGGAGAATCCGGAAGCGGTAAAACTACTTTAGGAAGAAGTATACTTCAACTGGAAGAAATTGATGAAGGTGAGATATATTTTAAAAATCAATCTCTTAAAAAAATATCAAAAGAAGAGAAAAAATTGATCCGTAAAGACATGCAGATTATTTTTCAGGATCCATATTCTTCTCTAAACCCAAGGATGACAGCTATTGAAATAGTTCTCGAACCATTAAATTTATTATATAGTAAAGAAGAGGCGCTAAGCAAGGCGCAAGAAATACTTGAACAAGTTGGATTGACTGGCTCAACTATTTACAAGTACCCGAGGGAGTTTAGTGGAGGTCAGCGACAAAGGATAGGTATTGCTAGAGCTGTAGCAGTCAATCCGGATTTTATTTTATGTGATGAGCCTATATCGGCGTTAGATGTTTCTATTCAAGCACAGATTATTAATTTAATGATGGATCTACAAAAGAAAAAATCATTAACTTATCTGTTTATTTCACACGATTTGTCAATGGTTCGTTATATATCAGATCGTATTGCTGTTATGTATTTAGGAAAAATTGTGGAATTAGGGCCTACAGAGGAGATTTTTAAAAATCCTCAGCATGAATATACAAAACGATTATTAGCATCTATTCCAATACCAGACCCAATCAAAGCACGTCAATCTTATCGAAGTGATAGTATACTAACTATTGATACAATTAATCCATCTAATGATATATATTGGGTAGAAGTAGATAAAGATCATTTTGTAGCAAAGGAGACTAAATAA
- a CDS encoding MetQ/NlpA family ABC transporter substrate-binding protein produces the protein MKKSFKYVMLLGLTLGLVACGKAEESKKEEKPKEDKIIKVASQAPPMTDIVNVAKEEAKKDGWDVELVQVTDNIQYNEMLKNKEVDANFAQHKPYMMKFNQEKDANLVVIQPIYNAKVGYYSKDYKSVDEIPDKAKIAIPSDVSNEGRALAILNEQGLIKLKDGVGFNGTLKDIEKNPKQIEFLSVDLLNLAEAYNEKDVAMVYNYPAYIAKVSLTPDDAILLENTVDERFAISLVAREDNQDSEKIKALKKAMASKAVKEYIEKEHSKTAIPAF, from the coding sequence ATGAAAAAAAGTTTTAAATATGTGATGTTGTTAGGTTTAACATTAGGGTTAGTAGCATGTGGAAAAGCAGAAGAAAGTAAAAAAGAAGAAAAACCAAAAGAAGATAAAATCATCAAAGTAGCTTCTCAAGCACCACCAATGACTGATATTGTCAATGTCGCAAAAGAAGAAGCAAAAAAAGATGGATGGGATGTTGAATTGGTTCAAGTAACAGATAACATCCAGTACAATGAAATGTTAAAAAATAAAGAAGTTGATGCGAATTTCGCACAACACAAACCATATATGATGAAATTTAACCAAGAAAAAGATGCAAACTTAGTGGTGATTCAACCTATTTATAATGCAAAAGTTGGTTACTATTCAAAAGACTATAAATCAGTTGATGAGATTCCTGATAAAGCGAAAATTGCTATTCCAAGTGACGTTTCAAATGAAGGCCGTGCATTAGCGATTTTAAATGAGCAAGGATTAATTAAGTTAAAAGATGGTGTTGGCTTTAATGGAACACTGAAAGATATTGAAAAAAATCCAAAACAAATTGAATTTTTATCAGTTGATTTATTAAACTTAGCAGAAGCTTATAACGAAAAAGATGTGGCGATGGTTTACAACTATCCAGCTTACATTGCAAAAGTTAGCTTAACTCCAGATGATGCCATTTTATTAGAAAATACAGTAGATGAAAGATTTGCAATCTCATTAGTTGCAAGAGAAGACAATCAAGATTCTGAAAAAATTAAAGCTTTGAAAAAAGCGATGGCAAGTAAAGCAGTGAAAGAATATATCGAAAAAGAACATAGTAAAACAGCTATTCCAGCATTTTAA
- a CDS encoding ABC transporter ATP-binding protein — protein sequence MIQLNQVRKVYGEFSLENISLTIKNGVIYGVVGESGSGKSTLLSILNLSTSIDGGKFWIDGVDCRDLTRKQKSILKQQMGMIFQDYHLLNNLTVLENSHLPLKLKGIKDKSQALFWLEKVGLLDYATVYPSMLSGGQKQRVALARALVTKPKYILLDEATSALDEYNAQLILQILRDVHDDYQPTIIFVSHDLDKVKSFCDECLILDKGQISHIVEVNHSQDEVECYSYPTKAFRRLSE from the coding sequence GTGATTCAGTTAAATCAAGTAAGAAAAGTCTATGGGGAATTTAGTTTGGAAAATATCTCATTAACTATAAAAAATGGTGTCATCTATGGGGTTGTAGGTGAAAGTGGTTCGGGAAAATCAACGTTATTGAGTATATTAAATTTAAGTACATCAATAGATGGTGGAAAGTTTTGGATAGACGGTGTCGATTGTCGTGACTTAACAAGGAAACAAAAGAGTATTCTCAAACAGCAAATGGGTATGATCTTTCAAGATTATCATTTGCTTAATAATCTAACCGTTTTAGAAAACAGTCATTTACCTCTAAAACTAAAAGGTATTAAAGATAAATCACAAGCTCTTTTTTGGTTGGAAAAAGTTGGGTTACTAGACTATGCAACTGTTTACCCATCAATGTTAAGTGGTGGACAAAAACAACGTGTTGCGTTGGCAAGAGCTTTAGTGACAAAGCCAAAATATATTTTGTTAGATGAAGCAACAAGTGCGTTAGATGAGTATAATGCCCAGCTAATCTTGCAAATTTTAAGAGACGTGCATGATGACTACCAGCCCACCATCATTTTTGTGAGTCATGATTTAGATAAAGTGAAATCTTTTTGTGATGAATGCTTGATATTAGATAAAGGTCAAATTAGTCATATCGTTGAGGTGAATCATAGTCAAGATGAGGTAGAGTGTTATTCATACCCAACCAAAGCCTTTAGGAGGTTGAGTGAATGA
- a CDS encoding aminopeptidase encodes MVLNNFDHLLQKYAELITKVGVNVSKSHTVVLNIQVEQVPLARYIVKEAYKLGAKQVVVQWSDDFINREFFLHADDDVISNVPDYKIEEANDWVEKGASRISVVSQNPDAFSGVDGDRLATFQSVNGKAMMPLRQATQANKLSWTVVAAAGSDWAKKVFPELTSNEEQVDALWDAIFKACRMYETDPIEAWHHHDKTLETKADELNAHQFDALHYTAPGTDLVVGLPEHHHWEGAGSKNARGERFMANMPTEEVFTAPDCRRIDGIVSSTKPLSYAGNTIENMVFTFKDGKVVDVTAEKGEDVLKKLLETDEGAKSLGEVALVPDSSPISQSGITFFNTLFDENASNHLALGSAYAFNIEGGTEMTEEELSKAGLNRSQTHVDFMIGSNQMNIDGIKTDGTKVPIFRNGEWA; translated from the coding sequence ATGGTATTAAATAACTTCGATCATTTATTACAAAAATATGCTGAATTAATTACTAAAGTTGGTGTAAATGTATCTAAATCACACACTGTTGTCTTAAATATACAAGTAGAACAAGTACCTCTTGCTCGTTATATTGTTAAAGAAGCATACAAGTTAGGAGCGAAGCAAGTTGTTGTTCAATGGTCAGATGACTTTATAAACAGAGAGTTTTTCTTACATGCTGATGATGACGTTATCTCTAACGTTCCTGACTATAAAATTGAAGAAGCAAATGATTGGGTGGAAAAAGGAGCGAGTCGTATTAGTGTCGTATCTCAAAATCCTGATGCGTTCTCTGGTGTAGATGGAGATCGTTTAGCAACTTTCCAATCAGTAAATGGAAAAGCAATGATGCCACTACGACAAGCAACACAAGCAAACAAATTAAGCTGGACTGTTGTTGCTGCTGCTGGTAGTGACTGGGCAAAAAAAGTATTCCCTGAATTAACATCTAACGAAGAACAAGTTGATGCATTATGGGATGCTATTTTTAAAGCTTGTCGTATGTACGAAACGGATCCTATTGAAGCTTGGCATCATCATGATAAGACGTTAGAAACAAAAGCAGATGAATTAAATGCTCATCAATTTGATGCTCTACATTATACCGCACCTGGTACTGATCTAGTAGTCGGTCTTCCAGAACATCATCATTGGGAAGGTGCTGGCAGTAAAAATGCTCGTGGCGAACGTTTCATGGCAAATATGCCAACTGAAGAAGTCTTTACAGCTCCTGATTGTCGTCGTATTGACGGTATTGTATCAAGCACAAAACCGTTAAGCTATGCTGGAAATACAATTGAAAACATGGTCTTTACATTTAAAGATGGCAAAGTCGTTGATGTCACTGCAGAAAAAGGCGAAGATGTATTGAAAAAATTATTAGAAACAGATGAAGGAGCGAAAAGTTTAGGTGAAGTCGCTCTTGTACCAGATAGCTCTCCAATTTCTCAATCTGGTATTACTTTCTTTAATACTCTTTTTGATGAAAATGCTTCAAATCATTTAGCTTTGGGTAGTGCTTATGCCTTTAATATTGAAGGCGGCACAGAAATGACTGAAGAAGAGCTATCAAAAGCTGGATTAAATCGTAGTCAAACACATGTTGACTTTATGATTGGTTCTAATCAAATGAATATAGATGGTATCAAAACAGATGGTACTAAAGTGCCAATATTCAGAAATGGTGAATGGGCATAA
- a CDS encoding cysteine desulfurase family protein encodes MIYFDNSATTMIHPQVLDTYNKVSQRFIGNPSSLHRLGQQSSVLLEKSRQQIADILGVDSTEIFFTSGGTEGNNWVLKGTAIEKRPFGNHIIVSNVEHPSVANTAKQLAELGFKVSFCPVDREGLIDLAELEKLLSDETILVSTVVVNSEVGMIQRIRKISELLEKYPSIHYHVDAVQAITKLPVETFLTSRVDFMTFSAHKFQGPRGIGFIYWRNGAKLSPLLTGGGQERNKRSGTENTPAIVAMAKALRIATDDQDIKERNIRQLKNALANGLNKYDHVTLFSSLDVEKSAPHILTFGLKKVRGEVLVHALEEKDIYISTTSACSSRQKTDNSTLHAMGVTHQFAETAVRISLNHQNTMAEVEQFLVIFNQLYKKFSKIYS; translated from the coding sequence ATGATATATTTTGATAATAGTGCGACAACCATGATTCATCCACAAGTACTTGATACGTATAATAAGGTAAGTCAGCGTTTTATAGGGAATCCTTCTAGTTTACACAGGTTAGGTCAGCAGTCTTCTGTCCTTTTAGAAAAGTCACGTCAACAAATTGCGGATATTTTGGGAGTAGACTCAACTGAAATCTTTTTTACCAGTGGAGGGACAGAGGGTAATAACTGGGTTTTAAAAGGAACAGCAATTGAAAAACGTCCTTTTGGTAATCATATTATCGTATCAAATGTAGAGCATCCATCCGTGGCGAATACAGCCAAACAATTAGCAGAACTTGGCTTTAAAGTATCATTTTGTCCCGTCGATAGAGAAGGATTGATTGATTTAGCTGAATTGGAAAAACTATTATCGGATGAGACGATTTTAGTATCCACAGTGGTGGTGAATAGTGAAGTTGGGATGATCCAACGAATAAGGAAAATTAGTGAGTTACTTGAAAAGTATCCATCAATTCATTATCATGTAGACGCTGTGCAAGCTATTACTAAATTACCAGTAGAGACTTTTTTAACTAGTCGAGTTGATTTTATGACATTTTCAGCACATAAATTTCAAGGTCCAAGAGGCATTGGGTTTATTTATTGGCGTAATGGTGCTAAACTATCTCCTTTACTAACTGGTGGTGGACAAGAACGAAATAAAAGAAGTGGAACTGAAAATACACCTGCTATTGTTGCGATGGCTAAAGCGTTGCGCATAGCAACTGACGACCAGGATATAAAGGAAAGAAATATTCGCCAACTTAAAAATGCTCTTGCTAATGGATTAAATAAATATGACCATGTCACATTATTTTCTTCATTAGATGTAGAAAAATCAGCTCCTCATATTTTAACGTTTGGCTTAAAAAAAGTACGTGGTGAAGTCTTAGTTCACGCATTAGAAGAAAAAGACATCTATATTTCAACGACTAGTGCATGTTCAAGTCGCCAAAAAACAGATAATAGCACCTTACATGCAATGGGTGTCACACATCAATTTGCTGAAACGGCTGTTCGGATAAGTTTGAATCATCAAAATACAATGGCTGAAGTCGAACAATTTTTAGTTATTTTTAATCAATTATATAAAAAGTTTTCGAAAATCTATTCGTAA
- a CDS encoding septation ring formation regulator EzrA yields the protein MNTKTWLWVLLFVIILAVAAYLVAFLMKRRNQDKLEELEQRKIALFDLPVLEEVDEIKKMHLVGQSQNTFREWNQKWIDISTISFAELESLIFEIENLNETYRLMKAKEAIVEANDTLDGMEKEVEEIRQGLKELRESEERNSEAVQKALDAYESISDTVSENPEKYGVSYNELEKQIQNVERDFTQFVALNTAGDPMEARTVLENAEKRTYEIQGIVEQIPPLVDTLTNVFPKQLKEIKEGYETLKKDHYVFENDIVAVNVEKLETKVDATLSNLEKLEIENVSKLNTEIAKEIDHLYDIMEKEISSRVYVNDNKAKLTSLLEHADKNNHLLMIELDHVSQSYILNNNELGSVRGFQAQMEEIQKEFDETEEKMKNKEAIFSQVASFYRESLAQLKDIENGQVEISRSIKDFAPRERKAIEKIDDYELELRMLKRYVEKQRLPGIPSSYLEFFFVTGERIEELSQELNKIRIDMNHIDHLVAVCDEDMRTLREKTNELIDSSTLTEQMIQYANRFRFSHPDIKHAIDRSLSLFSREHQYKDALDVISEAIERIEPGATDRIRKYYFDNKETTI from the coding sequence ATGAATACTAAAACCTGGTTATGGGTATTACTTTTTGTAATTATCCTAGCAGTAGCAGCTTACCTAGTTGCGTTCTTGATGAAACGCAGAAATCAAGATAAATTGGAGGAATTAGAACAACGTAAAATAGCGTTATTCGATTTACCAGTTCTTGAAGAAGTGGATGAAATAAAAAAAATGCACTTAGTAGGCCAAAGCCAAAACACGTTTAGGGAATGGAACCAAAAATGGATTGATATATCTACCATATCTTTTGCTGAATTAGAAAGCCTAATTTTTGAAATTGAAAATTTAAATGAGACATACCGATTAATGAAGGCGAAAGAAGCCATCGTTGAAGCAAATGACACGTTAGACGGCATGGAAAAAGAAGTTGAAGAAATCCGTCAAGGTCTGAAAGAATTACGTGAAAGTGAAGAACGTAACTCTGAAGCAGTCCAAAAAGCATTAGATGCTTACGAGTCAATTAGCGATACCGTTTCTGAAAACCCAGAAAAATACGGTGTATCTTATAATGAACTTGAAAAACAAATTCAAAATGTTGAACGCGATTTTACTCAATTTGTTGCATTAAATACAGCTGGTGACCCTATGGAAGCTCGTACTGTATTAGAAAATGCTGAAAAGAGAACATACGAAATTCAAGGAATTGTTGAGCAAATACCTCCTTTAGTTGATACATTAACAAATGTATTTCCAAAACAATTAAAGGAAATAAAAGAAGGTTACGAAACATTGAAAAAAGATCACTACGTGTTTGAAAATGACATCGTAGCGGTTAATGTTGAGAAATTAGAAACGAAAGTTGATGCAACATTATCTAATTTAGAAAAATTAGAAATTGAAAATGTTTCAAAATTAAATACGGAAATTGCTAAAGAAATTGATCATTTATATGACATCATGGAGAAAGAAATTTCTTCTCGAGTTTACGTAAATGATAACAAAGCAAAATTAACGAGCCTTTTAGAACATGCTGACAAGAACAATCATCTATTAATGATTGAATTGGATCACGTTTCTCAAAGTTATATATTAAATAACAATGAATTGGGAAGTGTCAGAGGCTTCCAAGCTCAGATGGAAGAAATACAAAAAGAATTTGACGAAACTGAAGAAAAAATGAAAAATAAAGAAGCAATCTTCTCACAAGTAGCTTCTTTTTACCGCGAGAGTCTAGCCCAATTAAAAGATATCGAAAATGGGCAAGTTGAGATTAGCCGCTCTATCAAGGATTTTGCTCCGAGAGAACGTAAGGCAATCGAAAAAATTGATGACTATGAATTAGAATTGCGTATGTTAAAACGTTATGTTGAAAAACAACGCTTACCTGGAATACCAAGCAGTTACTTAGAGTTTTTCTTTGTAACTGGAGAACGAATCGAAGAACTAAGCCAAGAGCTTAATAAAATTAGAATAGATATGAATCATATCGATCACTTAGTTGCTGTATGTGATGAAGACATGCGCACGCTTCGTGAAAAAACGAATGAGTTGATTGATAGTTCAACATTAACTGAACAAATGATTCAGTACGCTAACCGTTTCCGTTTCTCTCATCCAGATATAAAACACGCAATTGATCGCAGTTTGAGTTTATTCTCAAGAGAGCATCAGTACAAAGATGCTTTGGATGTTATTTCTGAAGCGATTGAACGAATCGAACCAGGAGCAACAGACCGTATTAGAAAATATTATTTTGATAATAAAGAGACAACAATCTAA
- a CDS encoding ABC transporter ATP-binding protein, with the protein MKKSNILTIKNLEVDFVKKDEPTQEIIRGIDLEIPRGEIVGIVGESGSGKSISMKAIMNLLPDNAKLKYDEFMFDDISLNNKEKSKLPISMIFQDPMTALNPLRTIGYHLIEVVQRQKKTSKKEAEKIAVAKLNEVGILLPEKRMTQYPHELSGGMRQRIMIAMALLSKPLLLIADEPTTALDVTVQAQILHLIRDLQKEEKLSVILVTHDFGIVAGMCQSIIVMYDGEIVEEGKTDEIFYNAQHWYTKELLKAIPNGNKDERLYSLNSKLVGGSIKNRGSMKKISDTHRVLRKG; encoded by the coding sequence ATGAAAAAAAGTAATATACTAACAATAAAGAATCTAGAAGTCGATTTTGTAAAAAAAGATGAACCAACCCAAGAAATAATTCGTGGAATTGATTTGGAAATTCCAAGAGGAGAGATTGTTGGGATAGTTGGAGAATCTGGGAGCGGTAAAAGTATTTCGATGAAAGCCATTATGAATCTTTTACCGGATAATGCAAAATTAAAATATGATGAATTTATGTTTGATGATATATCTCTGAATAATAAAGAAAAAAGTAAATTACCTATATCAATGATTTTTCAAGACCCAATGACGGCGTTGAATCCATTACGAACTATAGGATATCATTTAATAGAGGTTGTACAACGACAAAAGAAAACCTCAAAAAAAGAAGCCGAAAAAATAGCTGTGGCTAAGCTAAATGAAGTGGGAATTTTGCTACCTGAGAAACGAATGACCCAGTATCCACATGAATTATCAGGAGGTATGCGTCAAAGAATCATGATAGCTATGGCACTTTTATCAAAACCTTTATTATTGATTGCAGACGAACCAACAACTGCTTTAGATGTAACAGTTCAAGCACAAATTTTACATCTAATACGTGACTTACAAAAAGAAGAAAAATTATCAGTTATTTTAGTGACTCATGATTTTGGAATAGTTGCTGGAATGTGTCAAAGTATCATTGTTATGTATGATGGTGAAATTGTAGAAGAAGGAAAAACTGACGAAATATTTTACAATGCTCAACACTGGTACACGAAAGAATTATTAAAAGCTATACCAAACGGAAATAAAGATGAAAGACTTTACTCATTAAATAGTAAGTTAGTTGGTGGAAGTATTAAGAATAGAGGGTCTATGAAAAAAATATCTGATACTCACCGAGTACTAAGGAAAGGATAA
- a CDS encoding methionine ABC transporter permease, producing MTSLKDAMIYLPELVLALKQTMYMIGVSMVFGMVFGLIIGTVLFLCRKKETWQQRCLYNISSSYVNIIRSFPFLLLVVTLIPLTRVMVGTGFGPKSASVSLSLVAIAIFARLCEQVLLDIPKSVLILSESLGVTRWQHVYHFLWLEARSGLVLSATSMLISLVSYSTVMGVVGGGGIGDFAIRYGYQRYEYIVMMLAIVIMIVLVGLIQLVGYKIAKKLDKRTLS from the coding sequence ATGACATCTTTAAAAGATGCGATGATTTATTTACCAGAATTAGTGTTAGCTCTTAAACAGACGATGTATATGATTGGTGTGAGCATGGTATTTGGTATGGTGTTTGGTTTGATAATAGGGACTGTACTATTTCTATGTCGCAAAAAAGAAACATGGCAACAAAGATGTCTCTATAATATCTCATCAAGTTATGTTAATATTATTCGCTCATTTCCATTTTTATTATTGGTTGTAACATTGATTCCTTTGACACGTGTGATGGTTGGGACAGGATTTGGCCCAAAATCAGCATCCGTTTCACTTAGTTTAGTAGCAATTGCTATTTTCGCAAGACTATGTGAACAAGTGTTATTAGATATTCCTAAAAGTGTGCTCATCTTATCAGAGTCATTAGGTGTGACAAGATGGCAACACGTGTATCATTTTTTATGGCTTGAAGCAAGAAGTGGTTTGGTATTAAGTGCGACATCGATGTTAATTAGTTTGGTATCTTATTCGACTGTAATGGGAGTAGTTGGTGGTGGAGGAATTGGAGACTTCGCCATACGGTATGGCTATCAACGTTATGAATACATCGTGATGATGCTTGCTATCGTCATCATGATTGTGTTAGTTGGATTGATTCAATTAGTAGGGTATAAAATAGCAAAAAAATTAGATAAAAGGACGTTGTCATAA
- the thiI gene encoding tRNA uracil 4-sulfurtransferase ThiI — MKATEIMIRYGELSTKGKNRRIFINQLAYNVKQSLHGYPKVKVRSDRDRMHLILNGEDDRQVMTQLEPIFGIQSFSPVVRIEKDPELICQTAVEMVKDIWEPGKTFKVQSRRSDKGFIWDSNDINKEVGAAIFHGIEGIQVKMVQPDIRVEVEVRNEAAYLSCETIFGAAGLPVGSSGKGMLMLSGGIDSPVAGYLAMKRGVEIEAIHFYSPPYTSEQSLNKAKDLAVKLTPYVGKIQFITVPFTEIQEEIKRSIPQGYWMTVTRRFMLRLTDKIREIRHGLAIVNGESLGQVASQTMRSMTAINDVTTTPIIRPVITMDKSEIIEVAEKIDTFTLATLPFEDCCTIFAPPEPKTKPKVEKVRQYEERLDIDGLVSRALEAIAIDEIKSGDSYLQARTQEMDDLF, encoded by the coding sequence ATGAAAGCAACAGAAATCATGATTCGTTATGGCGAACTATCAACAAAAGGAAAAAACAGACGTATATTTATTAATCAACTAGCATATAATGTCAAACAGAGTCTGCATGGTTATCCAAAGGTTAAAGTTAGATCGGATAGAGATAGAATGCATTTAATATTAAACGGTGAAGATGATCGTCAAGTAATGACACAACTAGAACCAATTTTTGGTATTCAAAGTTTTTCACCAGTCGTTCGGATAGAAAAAGATCCTGAACTGATTTGTCAGACAGCAGTGGAAATGGTTAAAGATATATGGGAACCTGGAAAAACATTTAAAGTTCAAAGTAGACGATCTGACAAAGGATTTATATGGGATAGCAATGATATAAATAAAGAAGTTGGTGCAGCAATTTTTCATGGAATAGAAGGAATTCAAGTGAAAATGGTTCAACCAGATATTCGTGTAGAAGTTGAAGTACGCAATGAAGCGGCATACTTATCATGTGAAACTATTTTTGGAGCAGCAGGTTTGCCAGTCGGATCAAGTGGTAAAGGAATGTTAATGCTCTCTGGAGGAATTGATTCACCTGTAGCTGGTTATTTAGCGATGAAGCGAGGGGTAGAAATTGAAGCAATACATTTTTATAGTCCACCATATACAAGTGAACAATCACTAAACAAAGCAAAGGATTTAGCTGTAAAATTAACTCCTTACGTAGGTAAAATCCAATTTATTACAGTTCCTTTTACTGAAATTCAAGAAGAAATAAAACGTAGTATCCCACAAGGTTATTGGATGACTGTGACAAGACGTTTCATGTTACGTTTGACTGACAAAATTAGAGAAATACGTCATGGATTGGCTATTGTCAATGGCGAATCTCTTGGGCAAGTAGCATCACAAACGATGCGAAGCATGACAGCGATAAATGATGTGACAACAACCCCTATTATTCGTCCAGTTATTACAATGGATAAATCAGAAATAATAGAAGTAGCAGAAAAAATTGATACATTTACCTTAGCAACGTTACCTTTTGAGGATTGCTGTACCATTTTCGCTCCGCCAGAACCTAAAACAAAGCCTAAAGTAGAAAAAGTGCGTCAATATGAAGAACGATTGGATATTGATGGGTTAGTGTCAAGAGCATTAGAGGCTATTGCAATAGACGAAATAAAATCCGGGGATTCTTATTTACAAGCAAGAACCCAAGAAATGGATGATTTATTTTAA
- a CDS encoding ABC transporter permease: MKAIEKRMRVLKKHPSYWISIIFLLLLLLLALFAPLIPIDPNHTDVSNMSSSPNARHIFGTDEIGRDYFIRVIYGGRISLIVGVLAMLASTTIGTIIGLVSGYFGGWIDSLFMRFVDILSSIPWLVLVIVLSVLLKPGLVTIIFVIGCFSWMSIARLIRAETLSIKQRDYVVYAQFIGEKNGKIIRRHIFPAVLSTLIVAATGSISGAIMTESALSFLGIGIQPPVASWGSLLQNAQSSLQQSPHMAILPGLFIIMTVYSFNNLGNFLRDVTMVEE, translated from the coding sequence ATGAAAGCAATAGAAAAAAGAATGAGGGTATTAAAAAAACACCCGAGTTACTGGATATCTATTATTTTCCTTCTCTTGTTACTTCTTTTAGCGCTATTTGCTCCATTAATTCCCATTGATCCTAATCACACCGATGTTTCTAATATGTCTTCAAGTCCAAATGCTAGACATATTTTTGGTACTGATGAAATAGGTAGAGATTACTTTATTAGAGTAATATATGGTGGGAGAATTTCACTTATTGTTGGTGTCTTAGCAATGCTGGCTTCAACGACTATAGGCACAATAATTGGTCTAGTATCAGGATATTTTGGTGGATGGATTGATAGTTTATTTATGAGGTTCGTAGATATATTGTCTTCAATTCCCTGGCTAGTTTTGGTAATAGTGTTGAGTGTATTATTGAAACCTGGGTTAGTTACCATTATTTTTGTGATAGGTTGTTTTTCATGGATGAGCATAGCACGATTAATCAGAGCTGAGACACTATCAATAAAACAAAGAGATTATGTCGTTTATGCTCAATTCATTGGCGAAAAGAACGGAAAAATTATTCGTCGTCACATTTTTCCAGCTGTGTTATCTACATTAATTGTAGCAGCAACCGGTAGCATATCAGGAGCTATTATGACAGAATCGGCACTTAGTTTTTTAGGAATTGGGATTCAACCTCCAGTTGCTTCATGGGGAAGTTTATTACAAAATGCACAAAGTAGTTTACAACAATCACCTCATATGGCAATATTACCTGGATTATTTATTATAATGACTGTTTATTCTTTTAATAATTTAGGAAATTTTTTACGAGATGTCACAATGGTGGAGGAATAG
- a CDS encoding OsmC family protein, producing the protein MTNQIIKLIQGKNGIELPFESGNWVLLKEEGYSPIQMLLASVAGCGAYVYQSILNKSNISYTFKTVSVKYTRNQEKQSKPIESIDMTFEVKVADEDQERARRALKLISKNCPVIQSLDSAISVSETIKFI; encoded by the coding sequence ATGACTAACCAAATAATCAAATTAATTCAAGGAAAAAATGGGATAGAATTACCATTTGAGTCTGGTAACTGGGTGTTACTAAAAGAAGAAGGCTATTCACCTATCCAAATGTTGTTGGCATCTGTCGCAGGGTGTGGTGCATATGTGTATCAATCGATTTTGAATAAGTCAAACATATCGTACACCTTTAAGACAGTATCAGTAAAGTATACAAGAAACCAAGAAAAACAAAGTAAACCTATTGAAAGCATTGATATGACATTTGAGGTGAAAGTAGCTGATGAAGACCAAGAAAGAGCTCGTCGTGCTTTAAAACTAATTAGTAAAAATTGCCCAGTTATACAATCACTTGATTCGGCTATCTCAGTATCTGAGACAATCAAATTTATTTAA